The following coding sequences lie in one Lentilactobacillus sp. SPB1-3 genomic window:
- the trpA gene encoding tryptophan synthase subunit alpha, whose translation MSNLTKIFENKKVFIPFVVANDPDFDTTVENIITLAKNGADIVELGIPFSDPVADGPVIQSADLRAFKAGVTTERVFEIISEVRKHSDIPLVLLSYLNIPFKYGYEKFLKRCADLNISGIVIPDLPLESRDEIAPIANDYDIDIIPLITPTSGHRIKEIAEAASGFIYVVSSLGITGQRDNFSEHLADLITNIRKYTDVPTAIGFGIHTPKQATSMAKIADGVIVGSAFVDIIGKQGRNSETELANLAKEIATAIK comes from the coding sequence ATGAGTAACCTGACTAAGATTTTTGAAAATAAAAAAGTTTTTATTCCCTTTGTCGTTGCTAACGATCCTGATTTCGACACCACAGTCGAAAATATCATTACTTTAGCGAAAAACGGCGCAGATATCGTTGAGTTAGGTATTCCCTTCTCTGACCCAGTTGCAGATGGTCCGGTAATTCAATCTGCTGACCTTCGAGCTTTTAAAGCCGGTGTAACCACTGAACGAGTTTTTGAGATTATTTCAGAAGTAAGAAAGCATTCCGATATTCCCCTAGTTCTGCTATCTTATTTAAATATCCCCTTCAAATACGGTTATGAAAAATTCTTAAAACGTTGTGCTGACTTAAATATATCCGGCATCGTTATTCCTGACTTACCATTAGAAAGCCGCGATGAAATCGCGCCGATCGCAAATGATTATGATATTGATATCATTCCATTGATTACCCCAACGTCGGGTCATCGAATAAAAGAAATTGCAGAAGCCGCCTCTGGTTTCATATATGTGGTGTCATCCTTAGGAATCACTGGTCAAAGAGATAATTTTTCTGAGCATCTAGCAGATCTGATAACTAATATTCGAAAATATACTGATGTCCCCACTGCCATTGGATTTGGCATCCATACTCCAAAACAGGCGACATCGATGGCCAAAATCGCTGATGGTGTCATAGTCGGAAGTGCTTTTGTTGACATAATTGGGAAGCAAGGGCGCAATTCAGAAACAGAATTAGCCAATCTTGCCAAAGAAATAGCCACAGCCATTAAATAG
- a CDS encoding nitroreductase family protein: MKEQFLDLSKNRRSIYALGRNVSQTPDEIVNLIEENIKWAPTAFNNQTTRAIILFGENHEKLWDIVADRLKSEVPSEEAYQKTLQKLNSFKAAFGSVLFFTDTNVVHEFENNFALYADNFADWAEQAQGNAQFSVWTSLAENGIGANLQHYNPLIDDLVKDAFNVPDGWRLRAQLNFGSIEAPAGEKEFMNDADRFRVLK, from the coding sequence ATGAAGGAACAATTTTTAGACTTATCAAAAAACCGTCGATCAATCTACGCCTTAGGACGTAACGTTAGTCAAACACCTGATGAAATCGTTAACCTAATTGAAGAAAACATTAAGTGGGCACCAACTGCATTTAATAATCAAACTACTCGTGCCATCATCTTATTCGGTGAGAATCACGAAAAGCTTTGGGATATCGTGGCTGATAGACTTAAATCAGAAGTTCCTAGTGAAGAAGCCTACCAAAAGACTTTGCAAAAATTAAACAGCTTTAAGGCTGCCTTTGGATCTGTATTATTCTTCACTGACACAAACGTTGTTCATGAATTTGAAAACAACTTTGCTCTATATGCTGATAACTTTGCTGACTGGGCTGAGCAAGCTCAAGGTAACGCTCAATTCTCAGTTTGGACTTCATTGGCTGAAAATGGAATTGGTGCTAACCTTCAACATTACAACCCACTAATTGATGATCTCGTAAAAGATGCATTTAATGTTCCTGATGGCTGGCGTCTCCGTGCTCAATTGAACTTTGGTTCTATCGAAGCACCCGCCGGCGAAAAGGAATTCATGAATGATGCAGATCGTTTCAGAGTACTGAAGTAA
- a CDS encoding sugar porter family MFS transporter, producing MQRKHSLSTGAIFFFGALGGLLFGFDTGIISGASPLIETNFSLSVAQTGFITSSVLIGSSVGALSIGPLSDKFGRKKLLILASILFLVGSGLSMVAGGFTSMVVARIILGLAVGAASALTPAYLAELADADHRGSLGTMFQLMLTFGILMAYVSNLGFLGHNLLGVRDWRWMLGSALIPAVVLFIGAILLPESPRFLAEKGEIDEARETLHVLRKNIPDADPDKELDEIIEVSKQPKGGIKELFTFARPAVIVAVGIMFLQQLVGINSVIYFLPQVFIKAFDFPESNAIWISVFIGVVNFICTIIAYKIMDRFDRKKILEFGSIVMAISIGILSVINFTMPVTVTAIPTIILIAIYIFGFAVSWGPIAWVLIGEVFPLNVRGIGSSIGSAANWIGNFIVSQFFLTLLASFHNNIGGPFAVFTVFAVLSYFFVKYYVPETRGKSLEDIEMQLRHDHDVKEAKKAEESK from the coding sequence ATGCAAAGAAAGCATAGTTTAAGTACAGGCGCCATTTTCTTCTTCGGAGCGCTTGGTGGTTTACTTTTTGGATTCGACACAGGTATTATTTCAGGTGCTTCTCCTTTAATTGAAACCAACTTCAGTTTGAGTGTTGCTCAAACTGGATTTATCACTTCATCAGTTTTAATCGGATCATCAGTAGGTGCCCTATCAATTGGACCTCTTTCCGATAAGTTCGGACGGAAAAAGCTATTGATTCTTGCTTCAATTTTATTCCTAGTTGGTTCAGGATTATCAATGGTTGCTGGTGGATTTACATCAATGGTTGTTGCCAGAATTATTCTTGGTTTGGCCGTTGGTGCTGCATCAGCTTTAACTCCAGCATACCTTGCTGAGTTAGCTGATGCTGATCACCGTGGTTCATTAGGAACAATGTTCCAGTTAATGTTAACATTCGGTATCTTAATGGCTTATGTTTCAAACTTAGGATTCTTGGGTCACAACTTACTTGGTGTTCGTGACTGGCGGTGGATGTTAGGATCAGCATTGATCCCAGCCGTTGTGTTATTCATCGGTGCCATCTTATTACCAGAATCTCCTCGTTTCCTTGCTGAAAAAGGTGAGATTGACGAAGCCAGAGAAACTCTTCACGTCCTTCGTAAAAACATTCCCGATGCAGATCCTGATAAGGAATTAGATGAAATTATCGAAGTTTCAAAACAACCTAAGGGTGGAATCAAAGAGTTATTCACATTTGCTCGTCCAGCCGTTATCGTTGCCGTCGGAATTATGTTCCTACAACAACTTGTTGGTATCAACTCAGTTATTTACTTCTTACCACAAGTATTTATCAAAGCATTCGATTTCCCTGAAAGCAATGCCATTTGGATTTCAGTATTTATTGGAGTTGTTAACTTCATTTGTACTATTATCGCTTACAAGATCATGGATCGTTTCGACCGTAAAAAGATTCTTGAATTTGGTTCAATCGTTATGGCAATTTCAATTGGTATCTTATCAGTTATCAACTTCACAATGCCTGTAACTGTAACTGCTATTCCAACAATCATCTTAATTGCCATTTACATCTTTGGATTCGCAGTTTCATGGGGACCAATTGCTTGGGTTCTTATCGGTGAAGTCTTCCCACTAAACGTTCGTGGTATTGGTTCATCAATTGGATCAGCCGCAAACTGGATTGGTAACTTTATCGTTTCTCAATTCTTCTTAACTCTATTAGCATCATTCCATAACAACATTGGTGGTCCATTCGCCGTATTTACTGTATTCGCTGTCTTATCATACTTCTTCGTTAAATACTACGTTCCAGAAACTCGTGGTAAATCACTTGAAGACATTGAAATGCAATTACGTCACGATCACGATGTCAAAGAAGCCAAAAAAGCTGAAGAATCTAAATAA
- a CDS encoding LacI family DNA-binding transcriptional regulator, translated as MVTIRDIANKLGLSVSTVSRALNNNPRISVKTRRIVREYADKVGYEPNYNARNLTLQESNAIGVVFPVNGRVIDNIFYVELLRGISKRLNENNFVLSVAVGDTSDAVMESVKSMISRGKIKRFIIFYSHAGDPVIDLIDQSPVDYVTIGKPTHGNDWLYVDNDNRQAGMDATKYLINNLNIKHPVFIESTFGWPYEEDRRTGYLELLDKQGIKPLVVSISEDEPGAINDFIKNHPEIDGVVATDDYIGLQFYKQYNLVYPDVDQHVEIIGFNASLPKELVNVHFHSVNLFPEEMGGAAVDLLVKNDHEPLFGEQRYQIIPHKI; from the coding sequence TTGGTAACGATTCGAGATATCGCTAACAAACTGGGACTATCGGTCTCTACAGTTTCCCGGGCGCTAAATAACAATCCAAGAATCAGTGTAAAGACTAGAAGAATCGTGCGTGAATATGCGGACAAAGTTGGCTATGAACCAAACTATAACGCTCGTAATTTGACTCTGCAAGAATCCAATGCAATCGGTGTCGTCTTTCCTGTTAATGGTCGAGTCATTGATAATATTTTTTATGTCGAGTTACTGCGAGGAATTAGTAAACGACTAAATGAAAATAATTTTGTGCTATCTGTTGCCGTTGGTGATACATCTGACGCAGTTATGGAAAGTGTTAAATCGATGATCAGTCGAGGCAAAATCAAACGATTTATTATTTTCTATTCACATGCCGGTGATCCAGTGATTGATTTAATTGATCAATCTCCAGTGGATTACGTGACTATTGGTAAGCCTACACACGGCAATGACTGGTTATACGTTGATAATGATAATCGTCAAGCCGGAATGGATGCCACTAAGTATTTGATTAATAATTTAAATATTAAACATCCCGTTTTTATTGAATCTACATTTGGATGGCCTTATGAAGAGGATCGGCGGACTGGATACTTAGAATTGTTGGACAAACAAGGCATCAAACCTTTGGTAGTCTCTATTTCTGAGGATGAACCGGGTGCAATCAATGACTTTATTAAGAATCATCCTGAAATCGATGGGGTAGTTGCTACCGACGATTACATTGGACTGCAATTTTATAAACAATATAATCTAGTCTACCCAGACGTCGACCAACATGTTGAGATTATTGGTTTTAACGCTTCATTACCTAAGGAACTGGTTAATGTCCATTTCCATTCAGTTAACTTATTTCCAGAAGAAATGGGTGGAGCAGCAGTTGATTTGTTAGTTAAAAATGATCATGAACCATTATTTGGTGAACAACGTTACCAAATTATTCCACATAAAATTTAA
- a CDS encoding C1 family peptidase: MTINNKLTEEQISSLRQNYVSQPNSDLMTRIITQNGINQAAKDPDATVRLTPVFSIDLPTGTVTNQRQSGRCWLFSLLNTLRHQFAKANNIKDFELSEKYLFFWDKIERANIYYDRMIALANRPADDRDVEYYLSGPGSDGGQWAMAVSLIEKYGVMPASQYPDTQNVENTGALKTVLNQKLRKDGMLLRRMVNDGSSDEEITEARSQMLSEVYKIVTYSLGVPPTEINFAYRDDDKQYHKIKDITPQQFLQQNFKTDFDDYVVLTNSPDKEFNRLYSLPSSQNVVGGTPIEFLNVEMNYLKQSAVAQLKSGETVWFGNDVLEQMDRKQGYLDSQLYRYSELFDVDLKMSKAERLKYHQANVSHAMTLVGVDLDDDDAPVKWKVENSWGDQNGVQGYFTMNDNWMEDYVYEVVVRKEFITDEQRQLLGTAPIELPTWDSLT; encoded by the coding sequence ATGACAATTAACAATAAATTAACTGAAGAACAGATTTCATCATTAAGACAGAATTATGTTAGCCAGCCTAATAGCGACTTAATGACCAGAATCATCACTCAAAATGGGATTAATCAAGCTGCCAAAGATCCAGATGCTACGGTTCGGTTAACACCAGTATTTTCGATTGATTTACCAACAGGTACAGTGACTAATCAAAGACAAAGTGGTCGCTGTTGGTTATTTTCGCTGCTCAATACTCTCCGTCACCAATTCGCAAAGGCGAATAATATTAAGGATTTCGAGTTGTCAGAAAAATATTTATTCTTCTGGGATAAAATTGAACGAGCAAATATTTATTATGACCGAATGATTGCGCTAGCTAATCGGCCTGCTGATGATCGTGATGTTGAGTACTATTTGAGCGGTCCTGGTAGCGATGGTGGTCAGTGGGCAATGGCGGTGTCACTAATTGAAAAGTATGGTGTCATGCCAGCATCTCAATATCCTGACACACAAAACGTTGAAAATACGGGTGCATTAAAAACAGTGTTAAACCAAAAGCTCCGTAAAGATGGCATGCTTTTAAGACGAATGGTCAATGATGGCAGTAGCGATGAAGAGATTACAGAAGCTAGATCTCAGATGTTATCTGAAGTGTATAAAATCGTCACATACTCACTTGGAGTTCCACCAACTGAGATTAATTTTGCTTATCGGGATGATGATAAGCAGTATCACAAGATCAAAGACATTACACCGCAACAATTTTTGCAACAGAACTTTAAGACAGATTTTGACGATTATGTGGTGTTGACTAACTCTCCTGATAAAGAATTTAATCGACTTTATTCTTTGCCATCGTCACAAAATGTGGTCGGAGGTACGCCCATTGAATTCTTGAATGTTGAGATGAACTATTTAAAACAATCTGCGGTTGCTCAGTTGAAATCTGGCGAGACGGTGTGGTTTGGTAATGATGTCCTTGAACAAATGGATCGCAAGCAAGGATATTTAGATAGTCAGTTATATCGGTACTCAGAATTATTTGATGTGGATCTAAAAATGTCTAAGGCTGAGAGATTGAAATATCATCAAGCCAATGTTTCTCATGCCATGACACTAGTAGGTGTTGATTTGGATGATGATGACGCACCAGTTAAGTGGAAAGTTGAGAATTCTTGGGGAGACCAAAATGGTGTTCAAGGGTATTTCACAATGAACGATAATTGGATGGAAGATTACGTATATGAAGTTGTTGTCCGTAAAGAATTTATTACCGATGAGCAACGACAATTATTGGGCACTGCACCAATTGAGCTACCTACATGGGATTCATTAACATAA
- the trpB gene encoding tryptophan synthase subunit beta, producing the protein MQEIKPTKPGIYGQQFGGQYIPETLMSELEKINKAFTDLKQDANFQQELHDLLVNYANRPSLLYYAKNMTEDLGGAKIYLKREDLNHTGAHKINNVIGQALMAKHIGKKRLIAETGAGQHGVATATIAALLGMECEIFMGKIDTDRQKLNVYRMELLGAKVHAVTSGSKVLKDAVNATLQEWATRCDDTFYIIGSAVGPHPYPEMVKYFQSVISKESKEQLKAKENRLPDAVVACVGGGSNAIGSFADYIDNPEVQLIGVEAAGKGVDTDQTAATIERGSTGIFHGMKSKFLQNSDGQIDEVYSISAGLDYPGVGPEHAALADEGRAQYVGITDDEAVDAFEYIAKTEGIVAAIESCHAVAYVKKLAPTMNKDQIIICTLSGRGDKDVTSIAKYKGVDIDE; encoded by the coding sequence ATGCAAGAAATCAAACCAACTAAACCAGGAATTTACGGCCAACAATTCGGTGGCCAGTATATTCCCGAAACATTAATGTCTGAATTAGAAAAAATCAACAAAGCATTCACAGATTTAAAACAAGATGCAAACTTTCAACAAGAATTGCATGACCTACTTGTAAACTATGCTAACCGTCCTTCATTGCTTTACTACGCAAAGAACATGACCGAAGATCTTGGTGGTGCCAAAATTTATCTTAAACGAGAAGATTTGAATCATACTGGTGCTCACAAAATCAACAACGTAATTGGTCAAGCTTTAATGGCCAAACACATTGGCAAAAAGCGCTTGATTGCTGAAACCGGAGCTGGTCAACACGGTGTAGCAACAGCCACTATTGCCGCATTGCTTGGCATGGAATGCGAGATTTTCATGGGAAAAATTGATACTGATCGTCAAAAGCTAAATGTTTATCGTATGGAACTACTAGGTGCAAAAGTCCATGCTGTAACTAGCGGTTCAAAAGTTTTAAAAGATGCAGTTAACGCAACCCTTCAAGAATGGGCCACCCGATGTGACGATACTTTCTATATTATTGGTTCAGCAGTTGGACCTCATCCTTATCCTGAAATGGTCAAATACTTTCAAAGTGTCATTAGTAAGGAATCAAAAGAACAGCTTAAAGCTAAGGAAAATCGTCTTCCCGACGCCGTTGTAGCCTGTGTTGGAGGAGGTAGTAACGCTATTGGTAGTTTTGCGGACTACATTGATAACCCAGAGGTGCAACTGATTGGCGTGGAAGCTGCTGGTAAAGGTGTGGACACAGATCAAACCGCAGCAACAATAGAACGAGGTTCAACCGGAATTTTCCATGGAATGAAATCAAAATTCCTACAGAACTCTGATGGTCAGATTGATGAAGTGTACTCAATTTCCGCAGGTCTTGATTATCCTGGCGTTGGTCCTGAACACGCTGCCCTCGCGGACGAAGGTCGAGCTCAATACGTCGGAATCACTGACGATGAAGCCGTAGATGCCTTCGAATATATTGCAAAAACTGAAGGCATCGTGGCAGCAATCGAAAGTTGTCATGCAGTTGCGTATGTTAAAAAATTAGCTCCCACGATGAATAAAGATCAAATAATCATCTGTACCTTATCTGGAAGAGGAGATAAGGACGTGACCAGCATCGCCAAATACAAAGGAGTTGATATTGATGAGTAA
- a CDS encoding glycoside hydrolase family 65 protein, with the protein MKRTFDVQPWNVVTHTFKTESENKRLQESMTSLGNGYMGMRGFFEEDYSGDTLAGIYLGGVWYPDKTRVGWWKNGYPEYFGKVVNATNFIKMHIKINGEVVDLAKDQISDFTLNLDMKQSLLTRSFIVTKGDAEVQLTFERFLSVAQQELSVQRVTAKNVGNSNVEVIIDSAIDADVENEDANYDERFWEVLNTDQGTDTGDVVTRTVDNPFGTPRFTVGMEMRHVTDMSSQQVSQPNDKEVVNEFATTLKVGELTQLEKRVIVVTSRDYDTEAKLTDAMHKLSDKVAGESYAELFTAHADIWADRWEKSDIQISGDDEAQQGIRFNLFELFSTYYGEDARLNIGPKGFTGEKYGGATYWDTEAFAVPVYLGITNPQVTRNLLMYRYKQLDGAYHNAKQQGLKGALFPMVTFDGIECHNEWEITFEEIHRNGDIAFAIYNYTRYTDDESYVQNEGAKVLVEISKFWADRVHFSERKQKYMIHGVTGPDEYENNVDNNWYTNILAQWTLKYTLSILDNVSPEWQSKLDITDADKQKWQDIVDRMYLPYDKDLNIFVQHDGFLDKDIKPVSSLGEDDLPLNQKWSWDKILRSPYIKQGDVLQGIWDFIDDYTPEQKKANFDFYEPLTVHESSLSAAIHSVLASDLHYEDKAVELYERTARLDLDNYNNDTVDGLHVTAMTGGWIAVVQGFAGMRVRDGKLHFAPFLPKKWNHYSFRQVFRNRVIEVTVDESGANFKLIDGEPITIDVAGKNVELTK; encoded by the coding sequence ATGAAGAGAACCTTCGATGTGCAACCATGGAATGTGGTTACACATACATTTAAAACCGAATCAGAAAACAAACGACTTCAAGAATCCATGACTAGTCTCGGTAATGGATACATGGGCATGCGTGGTTTCTTTGAAGAAGATTACTCAGGCGATACTTTAGCAGGAATCTATTTGGGAGGGGTTTGGTACCCAGATAAGACTCGTGTTGGTTGGTGGAAAAATGGTTATCCAGAATATTTTGGTAAAGTTGTTAACGCAACAAACTTTATCAAGATGCACATTAAGATCAATGGTGAGGTAGTGGATTTAGCTAAGGATCAAATTTCTGACTTCACTTTGAACCTTGATATGAAACAATCATTATTAACCCGTTCATTTATCGTTACTAAGGGTGACGCTGAAGTCCAACTAACGTTTGAACGATTCTTGAGTGTTGCTCAACAAGAACTATCAGTTCAAAGAGTGACTGCAAAAAACGTTGGTAATAGTAATGTGGAAGTAATCATCGATTCAGCCATCGACGCCGATGTTGAAAATGAAGATGCTAACTATGATGAACGGTTCTGGGAGGTATTGAATACTGACCAAGGAACTGACACAGGTGACGTAGTTACTAGAACTGTTGATAATCCATTTGGCACACCACGCTTTACTGTCGGCATGGAGATGCGTCATGTAACTGATATGAGTTCACAACAAGTTAGCCAACCTAACGATAAGGAAGTTGTTAATGAATTTGCTACTACCTTAAAGGTAGGGGAGCTAACTCAACTCGAAAAACGAGTAATCGTTGTTACATCAAGAGACTATGACACTGAAGCTAAGCTAACTGATGCAATGCACAAACTAAGTGACAAAGTAGCTGGTGAAAGTTATGCTGAATTATTTACCGCTCACGCAGATATTTGGGCTGATCGTTGGGAGAAGTCGGATATTCAAATTAGTGGCGATGACGAAGCTCAACAAGGAATTCGTTTCAATCTGTTTGAACTATTCTCAACTTACTATGGTGAGGATGCCCGCCTTAATATTGGTCCTAAAGGGTTCACTGGTGAAAAGTACGGTGGAGCAACTTATTGGGATACCGAAGCTTTTGCGGTACCAGTTTACTTAGGGATTACTAATCCTCAAGTTACCAGGAATCTATTGATGTATCGTTACAAGCAATTGGATGGAGCTTACCATAATGCTAAGCAACAAGGGCTAAAGGGTGCATTGTTCCCAATGGTTACCTTTGATGGTATTGAATGTCATAACGAGTGGGAAATTACGTTTGAGGAAATCCACCGAAATGGTGACATCGCCTTCGCAATTTATAACTACACTCGTTACACCGATGACGAATCATACGTTCAAAATGAAGGAGCTAAGGTCCTAGTTGAAATTTCTAAGTTCTGGGCTGATCGAGTTCACTTTAGCGAACGTAAACAAAAGTACATGATTCATGGAGTTACTGGCCCTGATGAATACGAAAACAACGTTGATAACAACTGGTACACGAATATTCTTGCTCAATGGACATTAAAATACACCTTATCTATTCTTGATAATGTTTCTCCAGAATGGCAATCTAAGCTGGACATTACAGATGCTGATAAACAGAAGTGGCAAGATATTGTTGATCGGATGTATCTTCCTTACGACAAGGATCTTAATATCTTTGTTCAACATGATGGCTTCTTAGATAAAGATATCAAGCCAGTAAGTTCTCTAGGAGAAGATGATTTACCATTGAACCAGAAGTGGTCATGGGACAAGATTCTGCGGTCACCATATATTAAGCAAGGGGATGTCCTTCAAGGAATCTGGGACTTTATTGATGACTATACTCCTGAACAAAAGAAGGCTAACTTCGACTTCTATGAACCACTTACGGTTCATGAATCAAGTTTGTCGGCTGCAATTCATTCAGTATTGGCTTCTGACTTGCATTACGAAGATAAAGCTGTTGAATTATATGAAAGAACCGCTCGTTTGGATCTAGATAACTACAATAACGACACAGTGGATGGATTACATGTTACTGCTATGACTGGTGGATGGATTGCAGTTGTTCAAGGGTTCGCTGGTATGAGAGTTCGTGATGGCAAGCTTCATTTTGCACCATTCCTACCAAAGAAATGGAATCACTACTCATTCCGTCAAGTATTCAGAAATCGAGTTATTGAGGTCACTGTTGATGAATCTGGTGCTAACTTTAAATTGATCGATGGCGAACCAATTACGATTGACGTTGCAGGTAAGAATGTCGAATTAACCAAATAA
- a CDS encoding SLC45 family MFS transporter has product MDEKGTATTAKTHGLPKLPASTIWMINFGFLGVQMAFTLQSSQMSRIFQTIGADPNNLGWFFILPPLAGLIVQPIIGYYSDRTWAPKLGGRRLPYLALGTLIAIIVMCLLPNSGSFGFGYASITALVFGAVTVALLDVSSNIAMQPFKMMVGDMVNDDQKSYAYGIQSFLSNGGAVLAAIFPFLFTAMGIANTAKKGVVPQSVVVSFYVGAALLLITSLFTILRVHEYDPQTYAKYHGISEDANSTGGNWFALLKKAPKVFWTVSLVQFFCWIAFQYLWTYSAGAIAHNVWNTTNAASAGYQAAGNWYGVLAAVQSIAAVVWSYVLAKLPNNHHKLGYSLSLAIGAVGFISVFFVHSQSLLVVSYIFVGMAWASMNTYPLTMITNALNGEHMGTYLGLFNGSICLPQIVASLASFALFPLLGGLQENMFILAGIIMALGALSVGFIKETYKE; this is encoded by the coding sequence ATGGATGAAAAAGGCACCGCAACTACTGCTAAGACACATGGACTGCCGAAGTTACCAGCCAGCACAATCTGGATGATCAATTTTGGATTTTTAGGGGTTCAGATGGCATTCACGTTGCAAAGCTCACAAATGAGCCGAATATTTCAAACAATCGGGGCAGATCCCAATAACTTGGGTTGGTTCTTTATCTTGCCACCTCTTGCAGGATTAATTGTTCAACCAATTATTGGTTATTATTCAGATAGAACCTGGGCACCTAAATTAGGTGGCCGGAGACTACCATACTTGGCATTAGGAACATTAATTGCAATTATTGTTATGTGTTTACTTCCTAATTCAGGTAGTTTTGGTTTCGGTTATGCATCAATCACTGCATTAGTCTTCGGAGCAGTTACAGTGGCTCTTTTGGATGTTTCATCAAATATCGCTATGCAACCATTTAAGATGATGGTTGGTGATATGGTAAATGATGACCAAAAGAGTTATGCCTACGGAATTCAAAGTTTCTTATCAAATGGTGGTGCTGTTTTGGCAGCCATCTTCCCATTCCTCTTTACTGCTATGGGTATTGCTAACACTGCTAAAAAAGGTGTGGTTCCACAATCAGTTGTTGTTTCATTCTACGTTGGTGCTGCATTGCTATTAATTACTAGTTTGTTTACAATTTTAAGAGTTCATGAATATGATCCACAAACATATGCTAAGTATCATGGAATCTCAGAAGATGCTAATTCAACTGGTGGTAACTGGTTTGCATTGTTGAAAAAAGCTCCTAAAGTATTCTGGACAGTTTCACTTGTTCAGTTCTTCTGCTGGATCGCATTCCAATACCTCTGGACTTACTCAGCAGGTGCCATTGCTCATAATGTTTGGAACACAACCAATGCTGCTTCAGCAGGCTATCAGGCTGCTGGTAACTGGTATGGAGTTTTAGCTGCAGTTCAATCAATCGCAGCTGTTGTTTGGTCATATGTATTAGCTAAATTACCAAATAATCATCACAAACTAGGTTACTCACTTAGTTTAGCAATTGGTGCAGTTGGTTTTATCTCAGTCTTCTTTGTTCACTCACAAAGTTTATTGGTTGTTTCATACATCTTCGTTGGTATGGCATGGGCATCAATGAACACTTACCCATTAACAATGATTACTAACGCATTAAATGGTGAACATATGGGAACATACCTTGGACTATTTAACGGTTCAATTTGTTTACCACAAATCGTTGCATCACTTGCTAGTTTTGCATTATTCCCACTATTAGGCGGACTTCAAGAAAACATGTTCATTCTTGCAGGGATCATCATGGCCCTTGGTGCCTTATCCGTTGGATTTATTAAGGAAACTTATAAGGAATAG
- a CDS encoding NAD(P)-dependent oxidoreductase has protein sequence MTIKIGVIGATGMAGSAITEEAVKRGIDVTAIVRNIKKAEDEFGDQIHYFEKDAFTLTYDEIKDFDVVVDAFAPSDKNLADKHIVLATNLMKMVQGDDKPRLGFILGASSLNIGNGKQLLDRLMEMPDADDWIATPKAQFEEYRMLLHSNGVNWFAVSPSGTFEAGELTDYTIGANDLLKNKNGKSIVYSKTLAKVFVDEIENPKHINERFTVVSEI, from the coding sequence ATGACAATCAAAATTGGAGTCATTGGTGCAACAGGAATGGCAGGTAGTGCCATCACAGAGGAAGCTGTTAAACGTGGAATTGATGTGACGGCAATCGTCAGAAATATCAAGAAGGCTGAAGATGAATTTGGCGATCAGATTCATTACTTTGAAAAAGATGCCTTCACATTAACATATGACGAAATCAAAGATTTTGATGTAGTAGTTGATGCATTTGCGCCAAGTGATAAAAATCTTGCGGATAAACATATTGTGTTAGCCACCAATTTAATGAAGATGGTGCAGGGAGACGATAAGCCACGTTTAGGATTTATACTAGGTGCTTCTAGTTTGAATATTGGTAACGGCAAACAATTACTTGATCGGTTAATGGAAATGCCAGATGCTGATGATTGGATTGCCACCCCAAAGGCACAATTTGAAGAATATCGGATGCTTCTGCATTCTAATGGAGTTAACTGGTTTGCTGTGTCACCTAGTGGCACGTTCGAGGCCGGCGAATTAACTGATTATACTATTGGTGCTAACGATTTGTTGAAGAATAAAAATGGCAAATCAATTGTTTACAGCAAGACATTAGCTAAAGTGTTTGTTGACGAAATTGAAAATCCTAAACATATTAATGAAAGATTTACCGTGGTTAGTGAAATTTAA